The following are from one region of the Schistocerca cancellata isolate TAMUIC-IGC-003103 chromosome 11, iqSchCanc2.1, whole genome shotgun sequence genome:
- the LOC126108532 gene encoding uncharacterized protein LOC126108532 isoform X5: MAHFLNVRVGKVVVSLSVLLSSSRARRKTAPQPKVWCDPCRGVRGTGELCLERGLWDTGRPPRVSSPAWARGALPGWSTPSSASRGIIEKKTEISSERADAENSRGPPSEATRDSDQTEGELGVRGPQYEGTLCLVNNNKNTVVEGEYSKLATGGTLAVVSDTGKTDTSKTCSERALWARGNSSEVESSYLAGESVRDIPVTENADATPAVMYGDLLGEREMSGIVKEVMDKLREAENSVEVEDGNGKTEQEMEQECGQSGKFGAVVEVETDGKETGVGREKLKKERWSRAQKLQRKIMRVEAALKLEIAKVEQKKQKLEGIALLCETSNEEGDRKDTSVAQEQLNEKRLSGAQRRKMKKMMARAAGERVLTKSEQKKRKLEEVTPNYEIGNREAKKVSSTVQNEAPVLSVPPVYTDRQLRRFQCKLKAKKFKTNTDGGKAPVLSVPPVSTKKCVKRLKRKLKSGKPHATTKTVTKFVSGGITGGDANASATEEVTGGNAYAPVTEQVNKRRKNVLSQTAAVGGTKQRVTAGQKRKYKRQKQRDITKTFIKFLSGGFTGGNDNAPVTEKVDEYSTGVSDREAEGEEETAGSMRVAVVPVGFPDVKMTEEQAEMVWAALTNMIDPSESEELVQFSAMQYENGGLAITCTDRPTKVWLRKTVSKLVPWIGACLTVGQADLTLKGTKLVLSLPKAMKGRSDKEVLDLFQKQNKGISTAKWKVRSRLTEADERERLTLWVDEKSFQDLKARDFKLFLDLSIVYLLQWSQWENLPADSRVTVWHDLQPVVQNLPLAQTRYKPLRPVETELSSQNFPLPLVPVLQTWAVDRSLSPTVPGVGPNLPDFRFEDQGRPQCRERLFANKDHPHFREAQFVVSGQLLPQEHMFTVPAALQNHESRFLAKEQRWEFGFKTSEHLQLQEVSYMILKRSQHRHTKDNLDRDQENRYFTSDHRHSREIGYGEPEPLQLHQSRYMDLDRLSPRDERDTDWDRLSPLYKTDTVWDRLSSQDKIPTVWDRLSPRGKKYMASDGLSPQGKRYKASSWVSPQDNRCKTSSRVSLRGKRYKASDSLTSRDKRCKYSNWLSSHDERHMPSDRLSPQDGKYTPLDHMSHRNGRHVVSDQRSPRDRRYTASDQLSTRDGRYAASDRLSPRDRRYAVSDRLSPQDGRDVASDWLLPRDGRDVASDRLLPRDGRDVASDRLLPRDGRDVASDRLLPRDGRDVASDRLLPRDGRDVASDRLLPRDGRDVASDRLLPRDGRDVASDRLLPRDGRDVASDRLLPRDGRDVASDRLLPRDGRDVASDRLLPRDGRDVASDRLLPRDGRDVASDRLLPRDGRDVASDRLLPRDGRDVASDRLLPRDGRDVASDRLLPRDGRDVASDRLLPRDGRDVASDRLLPRDGRDVASDRLLPRDGRDVASDRLLPRDGRDVASDRLLPRDGRDVASDRLLPRDGRDVASDRLSPQDRRYTASDRLSTRDSRYADSYRLSSQESRYAVSDRLSPRDRRYDALDQLSTQYSRYTDSERLSPRYERYTASHQLSPGDSRYAALDQLLLRDLRYAASDRLSPRDSRCAASDRLSPRDSRCAASDSRYEGYDRQSLRDKSYTASDWSSSCDPRHKVSEQPPSRDWYPPSNQSLSSCSGHITPIQEKSPNSKWRRSVQQSSSDYNSVGPHESLFEESTFRGRNQVQYNEGKFVESRLRMSAYPLRREFDDTVSHTLRSQENRF, translated from the exons ATGGCACATTTTTTGAACGTACGAGTAGGAAAAGTGGTGGTGTCGTTGTCGGTATTATTGTCGTCGTCCCGGGCACGACGCAAAACTGCCCCCCAACCCAAGGTGTGGTGCGACCCGTGCcgaggggtgcgtggcacaggggagcTGTGCCTCGAACGGGGCCTCTGGGATACCGGGCGCCCTCCCAGAGTATCCAGCCCAGCCTGGGCACGCGGGGCTCTGCCCGGGTGGTCCACACCTTCCTCAGCGTCTCGTGGGATCATagagaaaaaaactgaaattagcTCCGAGCGAGCAGATGCCGAGAATTCCAGGGGACCTCCGAGTGAGGCGACCCGGGATTCCGACCAGACCGAAGGTGAACTTGGTGTGAGGGGGCCTCAATATGAGGGGACCCTGTGCCtcgtaaacaataataaaaatactgTTGTAGAGGGAGAGTATTCAAAACTCGCAACAGGAGGGACCTTAGCTGTTGTATCCGACACTGGGAAGACAGACACGTCCAAAACTTGCTCTGAAAGAGCCCTCTGGGCAAGAGGCAACAGTTCTGAGGTAGAGAGCTCGTACCTCGCAGGCGAGTCTGTGCGAGACATCCCAGTCACAGAGAATGCAGATGCGACTCCAGCAGTGATGTATGGGGATCttttgggagagagagagatgtcggGCATCGTAAAAGAGGTAATGGATAAATTGAGAGAAGCTGAAAATTCTGTAGAAGTGGAAGATGGAAACGGGAAAACTGAACAGGAAATGGAACAAGAATGTGGTCAATCTGGCAAATTTGGTGCTGTGGTGGAGGTGGAAACTGATGGGAAGGAGACAGGTGTTGGCCGAGAGAAACTCAAAAAGGAGCGCTGGTCCAGAGCACAGAAACTCCAAAGGAAAATAATGCGGGTTGAGGCAGCACTGAAGCTAGAGATTGCTAAAGTTGAACAAAAGAAACAGAAACTGGAGGGAATAGCGCTACTCTGTGAAACAAGTAATGAGGAAGGTGACAGGAAGGACACATCTGTTGCTCAGGAGCAACTAAACGAAAAGCGTCTTTCGGGTGCACAGAggcgaaaaatgaaaaaaatgatggccagggcagcaggggAGAGAGTGCTTACTAAATCTGAACAAAAGAAACGTAAACTGGAGGAAGTTACTCCAAACTACGAAATAGGAAACAGAGAGGCTAAAAAAGTAAGTAGCACCGTTCAAAACGAAGCACCTGTTCTGTCAGTACCTCCAGTCTACACAGACAGACAACTAAGAAGATTTCAATGTAAATTGAAagctaaaaaatttaaaacaaacactGATGGAGGGAAAGCTCCTGTTCTGTCAGTACCTCCGGTCTCCACAAAGAAATGTGTAAAAAGATTAAAACGCAAATTGAAATCTGGGAAGCCACACGCTACTACTAAAACTGTCACAAAATTTGTTAGTGGAGGTATTACTGGAGGTGACGCAAATGCCTCGGCTACAGAAGAGGTAACTGGAGGCAATGCTTATGCGCCtgtgactgaacaggtcaacaaacGTAGAAAAAATGTTTTGAGTCAAACAGCAGCAGTGGGGGGAACAAAACAACGTGTCACAGCTGGGCAAAAAAGGAAATATAAAAGACAGAAACAGCGTGACATTACTAAAACTTTCATCAAATTCCTAAGTGGTGGGTTTACCGGAGGTAATGACAATGCCCCTGTGACTGAAAAGGTTGACGAATACAGTACCGGTGTTTCGGATCGAGAagcagaaggagaggaggaaacggcTGGCTCAATGAGGGTGGCTGTTGTGCCCGTAGGTTTCCCCGATGTGAAAATGACAGAGGAGCAGGCAGAGATGGTGTGGGCTGCACTCACAAACATGATTGACCCATCCGAGTCTGAGGAACTGGTCCAGTTTTCTGCCATGCAGTATGAGAATGGGGGTTTAGCGATCACTTGTACGGACAGGCCGACCAAAGTATGGCTGCGTAAGACCGTTTCGAAGCTTGTTCCGTGGATAGGAGCCTGTCTCACAGTTGGACAGGCGGATTTGACATTGAAGGGTACGAAGTTAGTACTGTCATTGCCAAAGGCAATGAAGGGGAGATCTGACAAGGAGGTTCTGGACTTGTTTCAGAAGCAAAATAAAGGAATCTCCACTGCCAAGTGGAAAGTCCGTAGCAGACTGACAGAGGCAGATGAGAGAGAGAGGCTGACTCTTTGGGTTGATGAGAAATCATTTCAGGATTTGAAAGCTCGTGATTTTAAATTATTCCTCGATTTAAGTATTGTTTACCTCTTGCAATGGTCACAGTGGGAGAACCTGCCAGCTGATTCTCGTGTGACAGTGTGGCATGACCTGCAGCCTGTGGTTCAGAATCTGCCACTGGCCCAGACTCGATACAAACCACTTCGACCTGTGGAGACTGAGCTCTCGTCTCAAAATTTTCCGCTACCTCTGGTACCAGTTTTGCAAACTTGGGCTGTGGATCGATCTCTGTCACCCACAGTCCCAGGCGTAGGGCCTAATCTTCCGGACTTCAGGTTTGAGGATCAGGGTAGACCACAGTGTCGTGAACGTTTATTTGCCAATAAAGATCATCCTCACTTTCGTGAAGCACAGTTTGTGGTTTCAGGTCAGCTCTTACCACAAGAGCATATGTTTACAGTACCTGCTGCACTGCAGAATCACGAGTCTAGATTCTTGGCAAAAGAACAGCGTTGGGAGTTTGGCTTCAAGACTTCAGAACATTTGCAGCTGCAGGAAGTTAGTTACATGATATTGAAACGATCACAGCACAGACACACAAAAGACAACTTGGATCGAGACCAGGAAAACAGGTACTTCACTTCGGACCATCGACACAGTCGTGAAATAGGATACGGTGAACCAGAACCCCTTCAGCTCCATCAGTCAAGATATATGGATTTGGATCGGCTGTCACCTCGAGATGAGAGAGATACAGATTGGGATCGCCTGTCACCTCTATATAAGACAGATACGGTTTGGGATCGGTTGTCATCTCAAGACAAGATACCTACAGTGTGGGATCGGCTATCACCTCGGGGTAAGAAGTATATGGCGTCCGATGGACTGTCACCTCAGGGTAAGAGGTATAAAGCTTCCAGTTGGGTATCACCTCAAGATAATAGGTGTAAAACTTCCAGTCGAGTGTCACTTCGAGGTAAGAGGTATAAAGCTTCAGATTCACTGACATCTCGAGATAAGAGGTGTAAATATTCCAATTGGCTGTCATCTCACGATGAAAGGCACATGCCTTCGGACCGGCTCTCACCTCAAGATGGAAAGTACACTCCTTTAGACCATATGTCACACCGAAATGGGAGGCACGTGGTTTCAGATCAGCGATCACCCCGAGACAGGAGGTACACGGCTTCAGATCAGCTGTCTACCCGAGATGGGAGGTACGCAGCTTCGGATCGGCTCTCACCCCGCGACAGGAGGTATGCGGTTTCGGATCGGCTGTCACCTCAGGACGGGAGGGACGTGGCTTCGGATTGGCTGTTGCCTCGAGATGGGAGGGACGTGGCTTCGGATCGGCTGTTGCCTCGAGATGGGAGGGACGTGGCTTCGGATCGGCTGTTGCCTCGAGATGGGAGGGACGTGGCTTCGGATCGGCTGTTGCCTCGAGATGGGAGGGACGTGGCTTCGGATCGGCTGTTGCCTCGAGATGGGAGGGACGTGGCTTCGGATCGGCTGTTGCCTCGAGATGGGAGGGACGTGGCTTCGGATCGGCTGTTGCCTCGAGATGGGAGGGACGTGGCTTCGGATCGGCTGTTGCCTCGAGATGGGAGGGACGTGGCTTCGGATCGGCTGTTGCCTCGAGATGGGAGGGACGTGGCTTCGGATCGGCTGTTGCCTCGAGATGGGAGGGACGTGGCTTCGGATCGGCTGTTGCCTCGAGATGGGAGGGACGTGGCTTCGGATCGGCTGTTGCCTCGAGATGGGAGGGACGTGGCTTCGGATCGGCTGTTGCCTCGAGATGGGAGGGACGTGGCTTCGGATCGGCTGTTGCCTCGAGATGGGAGGGACGTGGCTTCGGATCGGCTGTTGCCTCGAGATGGGAGGGACGTGGCTTCGGATCGGCTGTTGCCTCGAGATGGGAGGGACGTGGCTTCGGATCGGCTGTTGCCTCGAGATGGGAGGGACGTGGCTTCGGATCGGCTGTTGCCTCGAGATGGGAGGGACGTGGCTTCGGATCGGCTGTTGCCTCGAGATGGGAGGGACGTGGCTTCGGATCGGCTGTTGCCTCGAGATGGGAGGGACGTGGCTTCGGATCGGCTGTTGCCTCGAGATGGGAGGGACGTGGCTTCGGATCGGCTGTTGCCTCGAGATGGGAGGGACGTGGCTTCGGATCGGCTGTCACCTCAGGACAGGAGGTACACGGCTTCGGATCGGCTGTCAACGCGGGATTCGAGGTATGCGGATTCGTATCGGCTGTCATCCCAGGAGTCGAGGTACGCAGTTTCGGATCGGCTGTCACCTCGGGACAGGAGGTACGATGCTTTGGATCAGCTGTCAACCCAGTATTCGAGGTACACAGATTCGGAGCGGCTGTCGCCACGGTATGAGAGGTACACAGCTTCGCATCAGCTGTCACCTGGGGATTCGAGGTATGCGGCTTTGGATCAGCTGTTGCTTCGGGATTTGAGGTACGCGGCTTCCGATCGGCTGTCGCCCCGGGATTCGAG GTGTGCGGCTTCGGATCGGCTGTCGCCCCGAGATTCGAGGTGCGCGGCTTCGGATTCGAGGTACGAGGGTTATGATCGACAGTCACTTCGAGATAAAAGTtatacggcttctgattggtcttcATCTTGTGATCCTAGGCACAAAGTTTCAGAGCAGCCACCATCTCGTGATTGGTACCCCCCTTCAAATCAGTCACTGTCTTCTTGTTCTGGGCACATTACTCCAATCCAGGAGAAATCCCCAAATTCGAAGTGGAGACGCTCAGTTCAACAATCCTCCAGTGATTACAATTCTGTAGGTCCGCATGAGTCACTGTTCGAGGAATCCACATTCCGAGGCAGAAATCAGGTGCAGTACAATGAAGGTAAATTTGTGGAATCTAGACTGAGAATGTCAGCTTACCCACTACGCAGGGAATTTGATGATACAGTTTCTCACACGCTACGTTCACAGGAAAACAGATTTTAA
- the LOC126108532 gene encoding uncharacterized protein LOC126108532 isoform X7 — translation MAHFLNVRVGKVVVSLSVLLSSSRARRKTAPQPKVWCDPCRGVRGTGELCLERGLWDTGRPPRVSSPAWARGALPGWSTPSSASRGIIEKKTEISSERADAENSRGPPSEATRDSDQTEGELGVRGPQYEGTLCLVNNNKNTVVEGEYSKLATGGTLAVVSDTGKTDTSKTCSERALWARGNSSEVESSYLAGESVRDIPVTENADATPAVMYGDLLGEREMSGIVKEVMDKLREAENSVEVEDGNGKTEQEMEQECGQSGKFGAVVEVETDGKETGVGREKLKKERWSRAQKLQRKIMRVEAALKLEIAKVEQKKQKLEGIALLCETSNEEGDRKDTSVAQEQLNEKRLSGAQRRKMKKMMARAAGERVLTKSEQKKRKLEEVTPNYEIGNREAKKVSSTVQNEAPVLSVPPVYTDRQLRRFQCKLKAKKFKTNTDGGKAPVLSVPPVSTKKCVKRLKRKLKSGKPHATTKTVTKFVSGGITGGDANASATEEVTGGNAYAPVTEQVNKRRKNVLSQTAAVGGTKQRVTAGQKRKYKRQKQRDITKTFIKFLSGGFTGGNDNAPVTEKVDEYSTGVSDREAEGEEETAGSMRVAVVPVGFPDVKMTEEQAEMVWAALTNMIDPSESEELVQFSAMQYENGGLAITCTDRPTKVWLRKTVSKLVPWIGACLTVGQADLTLKGTKLVLSLPKAMKGRSDKEVLDLFQKQNKGISTAKWKVRSRLTEADERERLTLWVDEKSFQDLKARDFKLFLDLSIVYLLQWSQWENLPADSRVTVWHDLQPVVQNLPLAQTRYKPLRPVETELSSQNFPLPLVPVLQTWAVDRSLSPTVPGVGPNLPDFRFEDQGRPQCRERLFANKDHPHFREAQFVVSGQLLPQEHMFTVPAALQNHESRFLAKEQRWEFGFKTSEHLQLQEVSYMILKRSQHRHTKDNLDRDQENRYFTSDHRHSREIGYGEPEPLQLHQSRYMDLDRLSPRDERDTDWDRLSPLYKTDTVWDRLSSQDKIPTVWDRLSPRGKKYMASDGLSPQGKRYKASSWVSPQDNRCKTSSRVSLRGKRYKASDSLTSRDKRCKYSNWLSSHDERHMPSDRLSPQDGKYTPLDHMSHRNGRHVVSDQRSPRDRRYTASDQLSTRDGRYAASDRLSPRDRRYAVSDRLSPQDGRDVASDWLLPRDGRDVASDRLLPRDGRDVASDRLLPRDGRDVASDRLLPRDGRDVASDRLLPRDGRDVASDRLLPRDGRDVASDRLLPRDGRDVASDRLLPRDGRDVASDRLLPRDGRDVASDRLLPRDGRDVASDRLLPRDGRDVASDRLLPRDGRDVASDRLLPRDGRDVASDRLLPRDGRDVASDRLLPRDGRDVASDRLLPRDGRDVASDRLLPRDGRDVASDRLLPRDGRDVASDRLLPRDGRDVASDRLLPRDGRDVASDRLLPRDGRDVASDRLLPRDGRDVASDRLSPQDRRYTASDRLSTRDSRYADSYRLSSQESRYAVSDRLSPRDRRYDALDQLSTQYSRYTDSERLSPRYERYTASHQLSPGDSRYEGYDRQSLRDKSYTASDWSSSCDPRHKVSEQPPSRDWYPPSNQSLSSCSGHITPIQEKSPNSKWRRSVQQSSSDYNSVGPHESLFEESTFRGRNQVQYNEGKFVESRLRMSAYPLRREFDDTVSHTLRSQENRF, via the exons ATGGCACATTTTTTGAACGTACGAGTAGGAAAAGTGGTGGTGTCGTTGTCGGTATTATTGTCGTCGTCCCGGGCACGACGCAAAACTGCCCCCCAACCCAAGGTGTGGTGCGACCCGTGCcgaggggtgcgtggcacaggggagcTGTGCCTCGAACGGGGCCTCTGGGATACCGGGCGCCCTCCCAGAGTATCCAGCCCAGCCTGGGCACGCGGGGCTCTGCCCGGGTGGTCCACACCTTCCTCAGCGTCTCGTGGGATCATagagaaaaaaactgaaattagcTCCGAGCGAGCAGATGCCGAGAATTCCAGGGGACCTCCGAGTGAGGCGACCCGGGATTCCGACCAGACCGAAGGTGAACTTGGTGTGAGGGGGCCTCAATATGAGGGGACCCTGTGCCtcgtaaacaataataaaaatactgTTGTAGAGGGAGAGTATTCAAAACTCGCAACAGGAGGGACCTTAGCTGTTGTATCCGACACTGGGAAGACAGACACGTCCAAAACTTGCTCTGAAAGAGCCCTCTGGGCAAGAGGCAACAGTTCTGAGGTAGAGAGCTCGTACCTCGCAGGCGAGTCTGTGCGAGACATCCCAGTCACAGAGAATGCAGATGCGACTCCAGCAGTGATGTATGGGGATCttttgggagagagagagatgtcggGCATCGTAAAAGAGGTAATGGATAAATTGAGAGAAGCTGAAAATTCTGTAGAAGTGGAAGATGGAAACGGGAAAACTGAACAGGAAATGGAACAAGAATGTGGTCAATCTGGCAAATTTGGTGCTGTGGTGGAGGTGGAAACTGATGGGAAGGAGACAGGTGTTGGCCGAGAGAAACTCAAAAAGGAGCGCTGGTCCAGAGCACAGAAACTCCAAAGGAAAATAATGCGGGTTGAGGCAGCACTGAAGCTAGAGATTGCTAAAGTTGAACAAAAGAAACAGAAACTGGAGGGAATAGCGCTACTCTGTGAAACAAGTAATGAGGAAGGTGACAGGAAGGACACATCTGTTGCTCAGGAGCAACTAAACGAAAAGCGTCTTTCGGGTGCACAGAggcgaaaaatgaaaaaaatgatggccagggcagcaggggAGAGAGTGCTTACTAAATCTGAACAAAAGAAACGTAAACTGGAGGAAGTTACTCCAAACTACGAAATAGGAAACAGAGAGGCTAAAAAAGTAAGTAGCACCGTTCAAAACGAAGCACCTGTTCTGTCAGTACCTCCAGTCTACACAGACAGACAACTAAGAAGATTTCAATGTAAATTGAAagctaaaaaatttaaaacaaacactGATGGAGGGAAAGCTCCTGTTCTGTCAGTACCTCCGGTCTCCACAAAGAAATGTGTAAAAAGATTAAAACGCAAATTGAAATCTGGGAAGCCACACGCTACTACTAAAACTGTCACAAAATTTGTTAGTGGAGGTATTACTGGAGGTGACGCAAATGCCTCGGCTACAGAAGAGGTAACTGGAGGCAATGCTTATGCGCCtgtgactgaacaggtcaacaaacGTAGAAAAAATGTTTTGAGTCAAACAGCAGCAGTGGGGGGAACAAAACAACGTGTCACAGCTGGGCAAAAAAGGAAATATAAAAGACAGAAACAGCGTGACATTACTAAAACTTTCATCAAATTCCTAAGTGGTGGGTTTACCGGAGGTAATGACAATGCCCCTGTGACTGAAAAGGTTGACGAATACAGTACCGGTGTTTCGGATCGAGAagcagaaggagaggaggaaacggcTGGCTCAATGAGGGTGGCTGTTGTGCCCGTAGGTTTCCCCGATGTGAAAATGACAGAGGAGCAGGCAGAGATGGTGTGGGCTGCACTCACAAACATGATTGACCCATCCGAGTCTGAGGAACTGGTCCAGTTTTCTGCCATGCAGTATGAGAATGGGGGTTTAGCGATCACTTGTACGGACAGGCCGACCAAAGTATGGCTGCGTAAGACCGTTTCGAAGCTTGTTCCGTGGATAGGAGCCTGTCTCACAGTTGGACAGGCGGATTTGACATTGAAGGGTACGAAGTTAGTACTGTCATTGCCAAAGGCAATGAAGGGGAGATCTGACAAGGAGGTTCTGGACTTGTTTCAGAAGCAAAATAAAGGAATCTCCACTGCCAAGTGGAAAGTCCGTAGCAGACTGACAGAGGCAGATGAGAGAGAGAGGCTGACTCTTTGGGTTGATGAGAAATCATTTCAGGATTTGAAAGCTCGTGATTTTAAATTATTCCTCGATTTAAGTATTGTTTACCTCTTGCAATGGTCACAGTGGGAGAACCTGCCAGCTGATTCTCGTGTGACAGTGTGGCATGACCTGCAGCCTGTGGTTCAGAATCTGCCACTGGCCCAGACTCGATACAAACCACTTCGACCTGTGGAGACTGAGCTCTCGTCTCAAAATTTTCCGCTACCTCTGGTACCAGTTTTGCAAACTTGGGCTGTGGATCGATCTCTGTCACCCACAGTCCCAGGCGTAGGGCCTAATCTTCCGGACTTCAGGTTTGAGGATCAGGGTAGACCACAGTGTCGTGAACGTTTATTTGCCAATAAAGATCATCCTCACTTTCGTGAAGCACAGTTTGTGGTTTCAGGTCAGCTCTTACCACAAGAGCATATGTTTACAGTACCTGCTGCACTGCAGAATCACGAGTCTAGATTCTTGGCAAAAGAACAGCGTTGGGAGTTTGGCTTCAAGACTTCAGAACATTTGCAGCTGCAGGAAGTTAGTTACATGATATTGAAACGATCACAGCACAGACACACAAAAGACAACTTGGATCGAGACCAGGAAAACAGGTACTTCACTTCGGACCATCGACACAGTCGTGAAATAGGATACGGTGAACCAGAACCCCTTCAGCTCCATCAGTCAAGATATATGGATTTGGATCGGCTGTCACCTCGAGATGAGAGAGATACAGATTGGGATCGCCTGTCACCTCTATATAAGACAGATACGGTTTGGGATCGGTTGTCATCTCAAGACAAGATACCTACAGTGTGGGATCGGCTATCACCTCGGGGTAAGAAGTATATGGCGTCCGATGGACTGTCACCTCAGGGTAAGAGGTATAAAGCTTCCAGTTGGGTATCACCTCAAGATAATAGGTGTAAAACTTCCAGTCGAGTGTCACTTCGAGGTAAGAGGTATAAAGCTTCAGATTCACTGACATCTCGAGATAAGAGGTGTAAATATTCCAATTGGCTGTCATCTCACGATGAAAGGCACATGCCTTCGGACCGGCTCTCACCTCAAGATGGAAAGTACACTCCTTTAGACCATATGTCACACCGAAATGGGAGGCACGTGGTTTCAGATCAGCGATCACCCCGAGACAGGAGGTACACGGCTTCAGATCAGCTGTCTACCCGAGATGGGAGGTACGCAGCTTCGGATCGGCTCTCACCCCGCGACAGGAGGTATGCGGTTTCGGATCGGCTGTCACCTCAGGACGGGAGGGACGTGGCTTCGGATTGGCTGTTGCCTCGAGATGGGAGGGACGTGGCTTCGGATCGGCTGTTGCCTCGAGATGGGAGGGACGTGGCTTCGGATCGGCTGTTGCCTCGAGATGGGAGGGACGTGGCTTCGGATCGGCTGTTGCCTCGAGATGGGAGGGACGTGGCTTCGGATCGGCTGTTGCCTCGAGATGGGAGGGACGTGGCTTCGGATCGGCTGTTGCCTCGAGATGGGAGGGACGTGGCTTCGGATCGGCTGTTGCCTCGAGATGGGAGGGACGTGGCTTCGGATCGGCTGTTGCCTCGAGATGGGAGGGACGTGGCTTCGGATCGGCTGTTGCCTCGAGATGGGAGGGACGTGGCTTCGGATCGGCTGTTGCCTCGAGATGGGAGGGACGTGGCTTCGGATCGGCTGTTGCCTCGAGATGGGAGGGACGTGGCTTCGGATCGGCTGTTGCCTCGAGATGGGAGGGACGTGGCTTCGGATCGGCTGTTGCCTCGAGATGGGAGGGACGTGGCTTCGGATCGGCTGTTGCCTCGAGATGGGAGGGACGTGGCTTCGGATCGGCTGTTGCCTCGAGATGGGAGGGACGTGGCTTCGGATCGGCTGTTGCCTCGAGATGGGAGGGACGTGGCTTCGGATCGGCTGTTGCCTCGAGATGGGAGGGACGTGGCTTCGGATCGGCTGTTGCCTCGAGATGGGAGGGACGTGGCTTCGGATCGGCTGTTGCCTCGAGATGGGAGGGACGTGGCTTCGGATCGGCTGTTGCCTCGAGATGGGAGGGACGTGGCTTCGGATCGGCTGTTGCCTCGAGATGGGAGGGACGTGGCTTCGGATCGGCTGTTGCCTCGAGATGGGAGGGACGTGGCTTCGGATCGGCTGTCACCTCAGGACAGGAGGTACACGGCTTCGGATCGGCTGTCAACGCGGGATTCGAGGTATGCGGATTCGTATCGGCTGTCATCCCAGGAGTCGAGGTACGCAGTTTCGGATCGGCTGTCACCTCGGGACAGGAGGTACGATGCTTTGGATCAGCTGTCAACCCAGTATTCGAGGTACACAGATTCGGAGCGGCTGTCGCCACGGTATGAGAGGTACACAGCTTCGCATCAGCTGTCACCTGGGGATTCGAG GTACGAGGGTTATGATCGACAGTCACTTCGAGATAAAAGTtatacggcttctgattggtcttcATCTTGTGATCCTAGGCACAAAGTTTCAGAGCAGCCACCATCTCGTGATTGGTACCCCCCTTCAAATCAGTCACTGTCTTCTTGTTCTGGGCACATTACTCCAATCCAGGAGAAATCCCCAAATTCGAAGTGGAGACGCTCAGTTCAACAATCCTCCAGTGATTACAATTCTGTAGGTCCGCATGAGTCACTGTTCGAGGAATCCACATTCCGAGGCAGAAATCAGGTGCAGTACAATGAAGGTAAATTTGTGGAATCTAGACTGAGAATGTCAGCTTACCCACTACGCAGGGAATTTGATGATACAGTTTCTCACACGCTACGTTCACAGGAAAACAGATTTTAA